In a genomic window of Streptomyces roseoviridis:
- a CDS encoding L,D-transpeptidase encodes MTLVLKRARAFLVVAAVMAGLSGLAACTGDGPPGIDITLPGKARAPGDVIRVSPRDGSRGVPADGPLEVRVDSGRLERVTVVQVEDAQRSRVAGEISADGLRWRPTAGTRLALAAKYSVDAVALDGHGRRSARHTTFTTVVPEHRFIGYFKPENRSTVGTGMIVSFSFNRPIVNRAAVERAIRITSDPPVEVAGHWFGGERLDFRPAAYWRPGTKVTVDLALRDVEGAPGVYGIQRKTVGFTVGRSQVSLVDAEKHTMEIRRDGELLTTLPITAGAPKTTTYNGKMVVTELYDVTRMDGRTVGFGGEYDIKDVPHAMRLTESGTFLHGNYWAAPSTFGSANVSHGCVGLRDVKGGGAQTPAGWFFDRTLIGDVVEVVNSADRQVAPDNGLGGWNMDWADWRAGSALR; translated from the coding sequence GTGACTCTTGTACTGAAGCGGGCGAGGGCCTTCCTGGTGGTGGCCGCGGTGATGGCGGGGCTTTCGGGGCTCGCGGCGTGCACCGGTGACGGGCCGCCCGGGATCGACATCACCCTGCCCGGCAAGGCGCGGGCGCCCGGCGACGTCATCCGGGTGAGCCCGCGGGACGGCAGCCGCGGGGTGCCCGCCGACGGGCCGCTGGAGGTGAGGGTCGACAGCGGGCGACTCGAACGGGTGACGGTCGTCCAGGTGGAGGACGCGCAGCGGTCCCGGGTGGCGGGGGAGATCTCCGCGGACGGGCTGCGGTGGCGGCCCACGGCCGGCACCCGGCTCGCGCTCGCGGCGAAGTACAGCGTCGACGCCGTCGCCCTCGACGGCCACGGCCGCCGCTCGGCCCGGCACACCACGTTCACCACGGTCGTGCCCGAGCACCGCTTCATCGGCTACTTCAAGCCGGAGAACCGTTCCACGGTCGGCACCGGCATGATCGTCTCCTTCTCCTTCAACCGGCCGATCGTGAACCGGGCGGCGGTCGAGCGGGCCATCAGGATCACCTCGGACCCGCCGGTGGAGGTGGCCGGCCACTGGTTCGGCGGGGAGCGGCTCGACTTCCGCCCCGCCGCCTACTGGCGGCCGGGCACGAAGGTGACCGTCGACCTGGCCCTGCGCGACGTCGAGGGCGCGCCCGGCGTGTACGGGATCCAGCGCAAGACGGTCGGCTTCACGGTGGGCCGCTCGCAGGTGTCGCTGGTGGACGCCGAGAAGCACACCATGGAGATCCGCCGGGACGGCGAGCTGCTGACCACCCTGCCGATCACGGCCGGGGCGCCGAAGACCACCACGTACAACGGCAAGATGGTGGTCACGGAGCTGTACGACGTGACGCGGATGGACGGGCGGACGGTCGGCTTCGGCGGCGAGTACGACATCAAGGACGTGCCGCACGCGATGCGGCTGACCGAGTCGGGGACCTTCCTGCACGGCAACTACTGGGCGGCGCCGTCGACCTTCGGCTCGGCCAACGTCAGCCACGGCTGCGTGGGGCTGCGGGACGTGAAGGGCGGCGGTGCGCAGACCCCGGCCGGCTGGTTCTTCGACCGGACCCTCATCGGCGACGTGGTGGAGGTCGTCAACTCGGCGGACCGGCAGGTCGCCCCGGACAACGGCCTCGGCGGCTGGAACATGGACTGGGCCGACTGGAGGGCGGGCTCGGCGCTGCGCTGA